In Cicer arietinum cultivar CDC Frontier isolate Library 1 chromosome 7, Cicar.CDCFrontier_v2.0, whole genome shotgun sequence, a single window of DNA contains:
- the LOC101506254 gene encoding annexin D3: MASLKLPEIVPSPTQDTERLRKAFQGLGTNEKELILVLGHRNAQQRKEIKETYQKLYNESLIDHLQSELSGDFRNAIILWTYDPSERDAKLAKEALKVKRKGIKQLQVLVEIACASSPNHLMAVRQAYCSLFDCSLEEDIIASVSQPLTKLLIGLVSSYRHDKVTVNLEVAKSEAEKLHEAVNNKKLDDDHVVWILCTRNVFQLRETFACYKQLYGHTFEEDIQNCGKGDLASLLNVVVWCIECPERHFAKVVRDSIVGIGTDEDSLNRAIVTRAEIDLSKARFEYANMYKSSIDDDVIGDTSGDYREFLLTLLGKGPKGD; the protein is encoded by the exons ATGGCTTCATTGAAACTTCCAGAGATTGTTCCTTCTCCTACACAAGACACTGAACGTCTTAGAAAGGCTTTCCAag GACTTGGAACAAATGAAAAGGAGTTAATTTTGGTATTAGGACACAGAAATGCTCAACAAAGGAAGGAAATTAAAGAAACTTATCAGAAGCTTTATAATGAATCACTCATTGATCATCTTCAATCTGAACTCTCTGGTGATTTTAGA AATGCTATAATTCTCTGGACTTACGATCCTTCAGAAAGGGATGCAAAACTGGCGAAGGAAGCATTGAAGGTTAAGCGAAAGGGGATCAAACAGCTGCAGGTTCTGGTTGAAATTGCGTGTGCGTCGTCTCCTAATCATTTGATGGCTGTGAGACAGGCTTACTGCTCTCTTTTTGATTGCTCACTTGAGGAGGACATTATCGCCTCAGTTTCTCAGCCCCTTACAAAG CTTTTAATAGGCCTAGTAAGCTCATACAGGCACGACAAAGTGACAGTCAATTTAGAGGTTGCAAAGTCAGAGGCAGAAAAACTACATGAAGCCGTCAACAATAAGAAATTAGACGATGATCATGTTGTTTGGATACTTTGCACCAGGAATGTTTTCCAGCTCCGGGAAACTTTTGCATGCTACAAGCAACTTTATGGCCATACATTTGAAGAG gaCATCCAAAATTGTGGTAAAGGTGATTTGGCATCTCTCTTAAATGTGGTAGTATGGTGCATAGAGTGCCCTGAGAGACATTTTGCGAAG GTTGTAAGGGATTCTATCGTCGGGATAGGAACGGACGAAGATTCCCTCAACAGAGCTATCGTAACTCGAGCCGAAATCGACTTGTCAAAAGCTAGATTCGAATATGCTAACATGTACAAATCAAGTATAGATGATGATGTCATTGGAGATACCTCAGGTGACTACAGAGAATTTTTATTGACTTTGCTAGGAAAAGGACCAAAAGGAGATTAA
- the LOC140918836 gene encoding uncharacterized protein, whose protein sequence is MQHLLKLIQQENYVHWTRRRENSDILRDIFWTHPDCIKLLNTFHFVLICDSTYKTNRYRLPLLEIVGVTSTSLTFSVGFAYLEKERQDNFIWAFEKVRMLFKSESLISKVIVTDRDLAMMNAISVVFPTSIHLLCRFHIEKNVGARCKQYVKKDRQEEVMDLWKKIVYSTSVEEYDHHLQQFEILCADIILFVDYVKDSWLTPYKERFVNVWTNRVMHLGNTTSNRVESAHWRLKNMLQTSFGDLCKSWDAVNMMLKNQICIIQSSFQKTIKDVEHGYNSQFFQNLHHCVSRKCMKLIDNQLERVKIVGTNKTECGCSIRTTHGLPCACELAKLQINGNAIPLDSIHDFWKQLSIAHELEDEESLSDYDFSEELEAMKAYMKTHDIISQRIFKAKVREVVFPHTTSILAPPEKVRTKGAGKKKKEFDTPRDPSYWEYVDASQESAKARQPSQSSQRSARQQSQSSQHSFKTQFPTYIRPYIEDIVDVVADGNCGFRAIAALLGWTEESWALVRSQLDKEIGLHKDVYSNVFDDNVESVRNSLKISKLGAQGKDKWMSLPDLGYVIATLYNVILVSLSRNLNMTFFPLNKSPSKETFGQSLLAIGFVNENHWVQVKLMLNVVY, encoded by the exons atgcagcatctgttgaagttaatacaacaagaaaattatgtgcattggacaagaagacgggaaaattctgatattttgagagatattttttggacgcatcctgactgtataaagttgttaaacacatttcattttgttttgatatgtgatagcacatacaaaacaaacagatatcggttgccattacttgaaatagtCGGTGTCActtctactagtttgacattttcagttgggtttgcttatttggaaaaagagcgacaagataacttcatctgggcatttgaGAAGGTACGAATGTTGTTCAAATCTGAGTCTttgatttctaaagttattgtgactgatagagatcttgccatgatgaatgcgattagtgttgtgtttcctacttcaatacatttgctatgtcgttttcatattgaaaaaaatgttggggcaagatgcaaacaatatgtcaaaaaggatagacaagaagaagtaatggatttatggaaaaagattgtctattcgactagtgtggaagagtatgatcatcatttgcaacaatttgagatattgtgtgccgatattattctttttgttgattatgtgaaagattcatggttaacaccttacaaagaaaggtttgtcaacgtttggaccaatagagtgatgcatttggggaacacaacatctaacag agttgagtctgctcattggagattgaaaaacatgcttcaaactagttttggtgatttgtgtaaaagcTGGGATGcagtgaatatgatgttgaagaaccaaatatgtatcattcagtcttcttttcagaaaaccatcaaggatgttgagcacgggtataattcacaattttttcaaaatctacatcactgtgtatcaagaaagtgtatgaaattaattgataaCCAGTTGGAAAGGGTGAAGATTGTAGGCACTAACAAAACAGAATGTGGTTGTTCAATtagaacaactcatggattaccatgtgcttgtgagttggctAAGTTGCAGATAAATGGTAATGCtatccctttagatagcattcatgATTTTTGGAAACAGTTAAGCATTGCACATGaattagaggatgaagaatctttatcagattatgacttttctgaagagttggaagcaatgaaagcgtacatgaaGACACACGATATTataagtcaaaggatattcaaggcaaaggtgcgtgaagttgtatttccacataccacatcaatacttgcaccaccAGAGAAAGTGAGAACCAAAGGAGctggtaaaaagaaaaaagaatttgatactcctcgtgatccttcatattgggagtatgttgatgcctctcaagaatctgcaaaggcaaggcaaccatctcaatcatctcaacgttctgcaaggcaacaatctcaatcatctcaacaTTCTTTTAAGACACAATTTCCTACTTATATACGTCCGTATATTGAGGACATAGTAGATGTTGtggctgatggaaattgtgggtttCGTGCAATTGCAGCATTGCTAGGTTGGACCGAAGAATCTTGGGCTTTAGTTCGAtcacaattggataaagagattgGTCTACATAAAGATGTTTATTCTAATGTTTTTGATGACAATGTTGAATCAGTGCGGaactcattgaaaatatcaaaattgggtgctcaaggaaaagataagtggatgtctttaccagacttgggttacgtgatagcaacactatataatgtcatattggtgtcGTTGTCTCGTAATCTGAATATGACATTTTTCCCGCTAAACAAATCACCATCGAAAGAGACCTTTGGGCAGTCTTTACTAGCAATTGGATTTGTTAACGAGAATCATTGGGTACAGGTAAAATTAATGCTTAatgttgtttattaa